A part of Cryptococcus tetragattii IND107 chromosome 3, whole genome shotgun sequence genomic DNA contains:
- a CDS encoding vacuolar membrane-associated protein IML1 yields the protein MPPPTPESASRPPKARTRSSTIVGTGPLPLGSVQAGPPAVDIAASSFRVTTNPQASAATEALSSLAGSIIKPKLRETSADHMRATSWPSPPPPAITSMPSAPAVPTKGSMEGGVLDLSLLNKDKDSVALLLYTYKPLLHNTGASANPAHPSPLPSSAASPNAPSSQVTINYAALPWSVQPGDYLEIRQLNRTQLKVPTASTCIQGMEGEKPKKVKRPPALEDVKTGKGREGYVFRLGEDSPTANIHQIQVPDSVATAFGFQNRLEVEVRKVHDKESAHADYVEFYFSQYLGRADMWRLGMSLEGTTLHVGEKVSLAGGAVRAEVNFIIREEKSKDGIGKPKRYSSGIVTAKTKTIFRSKSAQAYLFIQLCEETWQFDEDGERYVEKVVHGYLPELFARWADKGTSHVVTIIFFSRIFYRDDEVEYLRKHDMVNMLSQDYSGQWYKDFFKVAVDLERRNDWMSSLPEIKRQLEKSEREILLDYHLGLLKAKGVAEEEVKIVGKWCFAYQGNVLEAINLALNPFDEHYVDRDLSRTGLSITVVTPSTGHFAVDKNLLRLTTERMVDHGMSVDFVCLTKMPLHSVPLFSYVSHRPKEPVQHEDGITAKARPVVPDLLYFDANSSQARDTELADCYSLPSWVSTSFYAVTHDKPFREDRFVARCKMYDIQMLGILDHNLTTVTVPLLNIDDTPMPRRPLTVDDRKAIRESFDQSIFGGVPDSVKVGSSPLDSAPASVTASYQSARLLAEKAKGSASSMSLSKPKGSDIVNSSQLPPIKASSEFDDINLGKKTTPGSPSPEPSSLSLRRSSRRSRSPTKMVQVVQTSAVANGFNKDSSSLLTDSCPGSPTTMARSISPVPPLPPTREHGDLPLPPGDSLPVSALIERNSSPARRSVRSNTTNREYSGSGASTPKGTPARSLRNQPSKGFIPSWVFNSFKPLLTASKPSFAVPAMENVARTDVATGDDNRPSSPSPSVGSLRGRTSKGGPNPKPIITPSTPSPSRGQKPPLKPVKSIQTQSQTQAQGTQPLPIVAPPASRLPSPSEEDALSRSLRNKGHGLSRSPEDSSLRAQSNALVQSSRHFTVNPCKPSAETIDRVRDAGGRRWRFVLPTLTQQHIVQWPSLIAPACLPLTTDFLPDQKQSDELYTTGTYTVQCYLEEGQFLIRSDAAEINLSLAMMREMVSQRLSQNFQVIVQPHELTEPEKPRPLPIHLEKDADIGVELVSGGASEVLKKGQGAIWLSWANHIHRLLFHPTKPEIVVHWMTRKITHQTESVQWKGLVWPSGMKGYQEAFATFAYPDVSMKINYNHLDHLINGERTDFGPLRHWRTRFILIPSGREPPTFPGLMPKNENLGSNDLLWLGAQKVIETLNRYLLKRPEGTPQQRSLKIVATTFDPSTCVLDEELMMDLARQIHGDSSRDKKKKLEGMTLANVAELMCQPDNGLVIRTRWWESRQHVSSFNGFELREWLQNTFEDVTSREKAQEWAAELTNKGLIEHVTKSHGFLDYWHLYYRLREPYNHMYSHLAKKESKNKSWFSTGSKGSRAAPPSLTGSQTSSSTVIAAAVADPSQATTDLTTSQSGKDPVVGEQDQSQLAKIYLKVHKGELKNGGKKRKIMMTQKRVLDLDPGRKSDRAEVAILHADVVHNARNAFHFELNWLGVTAALLEELRQKLSAQAERYGLRFVETPVEQIADIPKKCVYRTPIPIRLALAPPIIPDLHTRLVAVAHGTGQAENYFEYSILTKKFGFVLDVEATDRYPENIEVVYSYRKDDVKYTYSQFCHKTGLALVQCVGGEAGFLWSDNRLVVSAPTRKGVGNRVDEARALRKELEDFCSDTEQLSKFYEEVLPPPPSTGETTPEERQDELEAKVDEEEEQPAPQEKTEF from the exons ATGCCTCCCCCTA CCCCAGAGTCCGCTTCAAGGCCGCCGAAGGCCCGTACAAGGTCTTCGACTATAGTTGGAACTGGGCCTCTCCCTCTAGGAAGCGTACAAGCGGGTCCACCGGCCGTCGATATcgctgcttcttcctttcgaGTAACAACTAATCCTCAAGCGTCCGCTGCCACAGAAGCACTGTCGAGCTTGGCCGGAAGCATCATAAAGCCTAAGTTGCGAGAGACAAGTGCGGACCATATGCGAGCAACATCATGGCCCAgtccacctccacctgccATCACCTCCATGCCCTCCGCTCCTGCTGTGCCTACAAAAGGCAGTATGGAAGGGGGGGTACTGGATCTATCGCTCTTAAATAAAGACAAAGATAGTGTTGCCTTGCTTCTATACACCTACAAACCTCTACTCCACAATACGGGTGCAAGTGCCAACCCTGCCCATCCTTCGCCATTGCCATCCTCTGCTGCCTCTCCTAATGCCCCTTCATCCCAGGTCACTATCAACTATGCCGCGTTGCCGTGGAGTGTTCAGCCAGGGGACTATCTTGAAATCCGTCAATTAAACCGGACACAACTTAAAGTTCCCACCGCTTCTACGTGTATTCAGGGAATGGAGGGAGAAAAGCCAAAAAAGGTCAAAAGGCCGCCAGCTCTGGAAGATGTGAAGACTggcaagggaagagaaggttACGTTTTCAGgcttggagaagatagTCCTACAGCAAATATACACCAAATCCAAGTACCTGACTCGGTCGCGACAGCATTTGGTTTTCAAAATAGACTAGAGGTGGAAGTCCGAAAA GTTCACGACAAGGAGTCTGCTCATGCAGACTATGTTGAATTTTACTTTTCACAGTACCTTGGTCGAGCCGACATGTGGCGTCTTGGTATGTCGCTTGAGGGCACTACCCTGCACGTGGGCGAAAAGGTTTCTCTTGCTGGTGGGGCTGTTCGAGCCGAGGTCAATTTTATTATCCGCGAGGAGAAATCCAAGGACGGCATCGGCAAACCCAAAAGGTACTCCAGCGGCATCGTTACTGCCAAGACAAAGACCATTTTTAGAAGTAAAAGTGCGCAAGCGTATCTGTTTATTCAGCTTTGTGAAGAGACCTGGCAGttcgatgaggatggagagagataTGTCGAGAAAGTGGTCCATG GTTACCTACCAGAGCTTTTTGCCCGATGGGCTGACAAAGGTACCTCTCATGTTGTCACCATCATATTTTTCTCTCGCATATTTTACCGCGATGATGAGGTCGAGTACCTTCGCAAACATGACATGGTCAATATGCTGAGCCAGGACTACTCTGGCCAATGGTATAAAGATTTCTTCAAGGTCGCTGTCGATCTTGAGCGGCGAAACGATTGGATGAGCTCTTTACCTGAGATCAAGAGGCAACTGGAAAAAAGCGAAAGGGAAATACTTCTGGATTACCATCTAGGATTGCTGAAAGCGAAAGGTGttgcggaagaagaagtaaaaATCGTCGGCAAATGGTGTTTCGCCTACCAAGGTAATGTCCTCGAAGCCATCAACCTCGCCCTAAATCCTTTCGACGAGCATTATGTCGACCGTGATCTGTCCCGTACCGGTCTGTCCATTACAGTGGTGACCCCAAGTACCGGTCACTTTGCAGTCGACAAGAATCTATTACGTTTGACAACGGAAAGAATGGTCGACCATGGTATGAGCGTCGACTTTGTTTGTCTTACCAAGATGCCACTACATAGTGTACCGCTTTTCAGCTATGTGTCCCACAGGCCCAAAGAACCTGTCCAGCACGAAGATGGAATAACCGCAAAGGCTAGACCGGTCGTTCCGGATTTGTTGTACTTTGATGCTAATTCGTCGCAAGCCAGGGATACTGAGCTTGCCGACTGCTACT CTCTGCCTTCATGGGTCAGCACATCTTTCTATGCCGTAACGCACGACAAGCCTTTTCGCGAAGATCGATTTGTTGCCCGCTGCAAGATGTACGACATCCAGATGCTCGGTATCCTAGATCATAACCTTACCACTGTCACGGTTCCCCTTCTCAATATCGACGATACACCCATGCCTCGGCGGCCGCTTACAGTCGATGATAGAAAAGCCATCAGGGAATCGTTTGACCAATCCATCTTTGGTGGGGTTCCTGATTCAGTCAAGGTAGGATCTTCGCCTCTTGACTCGGCGCCGGCAAGTGTCACGGCTAGCTATCAGTCTGCCAGGTTATTGGCCGAGAAAGCCAAAGGGAGCGCTAGCTCCATGTCATTGTCGAAACCAAAAGGATCGGACATTGTAAACTCATCCCAGTTACCGCCCATTAAGGCATCGAGTGAATTTGATGACATTAATCTGGGCAAAAAAACGACACCCGGGAGCCCTTCCCCAGAACCATCGTCATTGTcattgagaaggagctCGAGAAGGTCGCGATCGCCGACCAAAATGGTTCAAGTCGTACAGACATCTGCCGTTGCGAATGGGTTCAACAAAGACTCGTCATCTCTACTTACAGATAGCTGCCCCGGATCGCCGACCACTATGGCGCGTTCCATTTCGCCCGTtccacctctccctcccacAAGAGAACATGGCGATTTACCCTTGCCTCCTGGTGACTCTTTGCCCGTTTCTGCCTTGATCGAGCGAAACTCGTCTCCAGCTCGAAGGTCAGTCAGGTCAAATACGACTAACCGCGAATACTCAGGTTCTGGGGCCTCAACCCCAAAGGGCACTCCTGCAAGGAGTCTCAGGAACCAACCTAGTAAAGGTTTTATTCCGAGCTGGGTATTCAACAGTTTCAAGCCACTGCTGACAGCCTCCAAACCAAGTTTTGCCGTACCAGCGATGGAAAATGTGGCAAGGACAGATGTCGCGACCGGTGATGACAACAGACCCAgctcgccttctccttctgttgGATCACTTAGGGGAAGGACATCAAAAGGAGGACCTAATCCGAAGCCAATCATCACACCCAGtaccccttctccttctcgtGGTCAAAAACCTCCTCTCAAACCTGTGAAGAGTATCCAGACACAGTCTCAGACCCAAGCCCAAGGTACACAACCTTTACCCATTGTAGCTCCTCCAGCTTCTCGTCTCCCCTCGCcgagtgaagaagatgcctTGTCGCGATCTCTCCGTAACAAAGGGCATGGTTTATCCCGCTCCCCCGAAgactcttctcttcgtgCCCAGAGCAACGCCCTCGTTCAGTCTTCTCGACACTTTACGGTCAATCCTTGCAAGCCCTCCGCTGAAACTATAGATCGCGTCCGTGACGCCGGCGGTCGTCGATGGCGGTTCGTCCTACCAACTTTGACGCAACAGCACATTGTTCAGTGGCCTAGCCTCATTGCACCTGCATGTCTGCCGTTGACTACAGATTTTTTACCCGATCAAAAGCAGAGTGATGAGCTGTACACGACGGGAACGTATACAGTACAATGTtatttggaagaaggccaGTTTTTGATCAGAAGTGATGCTGCGGAGATTAATTTGTCGTTGGCAatgatgagagagatggtgtCTCAGAGACTTTCAC AGAACTTCCAGGTCATCGTTCAACCGCACGAATTGACCGAGCCAGAAAAGCCTCGACCATTGCCCATTCATCTCGAAAAGGACGCTGACATTGGCGTAGAGTTAGTTTCAGGGGGCGCTTCTGAGGTATTGAAGAAAGGACAGGGAGCAATCTGGCTCTCATGGGCTAATCATATTCATCGACTCTTGTTTCATCCAACAAAGCCTGAAATCGTAGTGCATTGGATGACGCGAAAGATTACACACCAAACTGAATCGGTACAGTGGAAAGGACTTGTATGGCCGAGCGGAATGAAGGGTTATCAGGAAGCTTTTGCTACATTTGCATATCCT GATGTTTCGATGAAGATCAATTATAATCACCTTGATCATCTCATCAACGGCGAACGTACCGACTTTGGACCGCTTCGTCACTGGCGAACtcgcttcatcctcattccATCGGGACGTGAACCTCCCACATTCCCTGGTCTCATGCCCAAGAACGAAAACCTCGGATCTAATGATCTTTTGTGGCTGGGAGCCCAAAAGGTGATAGAAACCCTCAATCGGTATTTGCTTAAGCGACCCGAAGGCACGCCTCAACAAAGATCCCTCAAAATCGTCGCCACCACATTTGATCCATCGACATGTGTGTTAGACGAGGAGTTAATGATGGACTTGGCCAGACAAATACATGGCGACTCGTCCCGGgataaaaagaagaagcttgaggGTATGACCTTGGCGAACGTGGCCGAATTAATGTGCCAACCAGACAATGGTTTAGTGATTAGGACACGATGGTGGGAGT CGAGGCAACATGTATCGTCTTTCAATGGTTTTGAGCTGAGGGAATGGCTGCAAAATACGTTCGAGGATGTTACTAGCAGAGAGAAGGCACAAGAATGGGCGGCTGAGCTGACGAACAAGGGTTTGATTG AACATGTCACCAAGTCACATGGTTTCCTGGACTACTGGCATTTGTATTATCGGCTTCGAGAACCCTACAACCATATGTACAGTCACTTGGCtaagaaggagagcaagAACAAATCGTGGTTTTCAACGGGCTCCAAAGGATCACGTGCAGCACCTCCAAGCTTGACAGGCTCAcaaacctcctcctctaccGTCATCGCCGCTGCCGTTGCCGATCCCAGTCAAGCTACAACTGATCTCACTACCTCCCAATCTGGAAAGGATCCTGTTGTCGGCGAGCAAGATCAGTCCCAACTGGCTAAGATCTACTTGAAAGTGCATAAAGGCGAGCTTAAGAATGGcgggaaaaagagaaagatcaTGATGACTCAGAAAAGGGTGTTGGACCTTGATCCCGGCCGAAAGAGTGACAGAGCAGAGGTGGCCATCCTGCACGCCGATGTTGTTCACAACGCGAGGAATGC TTTCCACTTTGAGCTTAATTGGCTGGGTGTTACTGCTGCCCTTTTGGAGGAATTGCGTCAAAAACTTTCAGCCCAAGCAGAACGATATGGCCTTCGCTTCGTCGAGACCCCAGTTGAGCAAATTGCAGATATCCCCAAAAAGTGCGTTTATCGTACACCCATCCCTATCCGCCTTGCACTTGCTCCTCCAATAATCCCGGATCTTCATACTAGACTGGTTGCTGTTGCTCACGGTACCGGCCAAGCGGAGAATTACTTTGAGTATTCAATCCTTACTAAGAAGTTTGGCTTCGTCCTCGATGTCGAAGCTACAGACCGATACCCAGAGAACATTGAGGTCGTATACTCATACCGCAAAGACGATGTCAAATATACCTATTCGCAATTCTGTCACAAGACAGGATTAGCTTTAGTTCAGTGTGTTGGCGGCGAGGCAGGGTTCTTATGGAGTGACAATCGATTGGTGGTGTCGGCTCCTACTAGAAAGGGTGTGGGAAACAGAGTCGACGAAGCTCGAGCCTTAAGAAAGGAGTTAGAAGACTTCTGTTCAGACACAGAGCAATTGAGCAAGTTTTACGAGGAAGTGCTACCTCCACCCCCTAGCACGGGAGAGACCACTCCCGAGGAAAGGCAAGACGAACTTGAAGCCaaggttgatgaggaggaagagcaacCTGCCCCACAGGAGAAGACTGAATTTTAG